In the Elstera cyanobacteriorum genome, one interval contains:
- the glyA gene encoding serine hydroxymethyltransferase translates to MSLATGFFTRSLAEADPAVNQSVQQELHRQKDQIELIASENIVSRAVLEAQGSVLTNKYAEGYPGRRYYGGCEFVDVAEQIAIERACQLFGATYANVQPHSGAQANQAVFFALMQPGDTFLGMDLACGGHLTHGAPANQSGKWFKPVGYKVRQQDQRIDYDEMEELAVTHKPKIIIGGGSAYPRVIDFARMRAIADKVGAYLMVDMAHFAGLVAGGAYPNPVPHAHVVTTTTHKTLRGPRGGMILSTDADLGKKINSAVFPGLQGGPLMHVIAAKAVAFGEALQPEFKLYAQQVIDNARALSEVLLSRGVNIVSGGTDSHLLLVDLRPKGLTGKVVEHHLEAAGITCNKNGIPFDPEKPMITSGVRLGTPAGTTRGFGVAEFQQVGQLIGDVLDGLVANGPDGNAGVEAQVRAQVEALCHRFPVYP, encoded by the coding sequence ATGAGCTTAGCGACTGGATTCTTTACCCGTTCCCTGGCCGAGGCCGACCCCGCCGTCAATCAATCGGTTCAGCAGGAACTGCACCGTCAGAAAGATCAGATCGAACTGATCGCGTCGGAAAACATCGTCTCCCGCGCTGTGCTGGAAGCGCAAGGTTCGGTGCTGACCAATAAATATGCCGAAGGCTACCCGGGCCGCCGCTATTATGGTGGCTGCGAGTTCGTCGATGTCGCCGAGCAGATCGCCATCGAACGCGCTTGCCAATTGTTCGGCGCCACCTATGCAAATGTGCAGCCCCACTCGGGCGCCCAGGCCAATCAGGCGGTATTCTTTGCGCTGATGCAGCCGGGCGATACGTTCCTGGGTATGGACCTCGCCTGCGGTGGGCATCTCACCCACGGCGCCCCGGCCAACCAGTCGGGCAAATGGTTCAAGCCGGTCGGCTATAAGGTGCGCCAGCAGGACCAGCGCATCGATTACGATGAAATGGAAGAACTGGCCGTCACCCATAAGCCGAAAATCATCATCGGCGGTGGGTCGGCCTATCCCCGCGTCATCGATTTCGCCCGCATGCGCGCGATTGCCGATAAGGTCGGCGCGTATCTGATGGTCGATATGGCCCATTTCGCCGGTCTTGTGGCGGGTGGTGCCTATCCAAACCCGGTGCCGCACGCCCATGTGGTGACGACGACAACCCATAAGACCCTGCGCGGCCCGCGTGGCGGGATGATCCTCTCGACCGATGCCGATCTTGGCAAGAAGATCAACTCGGCGGTTTTCCCCGGTCTCCAGGGCGGCCCGCTGATGCATGTGATCGCCGCTAAAGCCGTGGCGTTCGGCGAAGCCCTGCAGCCGGAGTTCAAGCTCTATGCCCAGCAGGTGATCGACAATGCCCGGGCGCTGTCGGAAGTGCTGCTGTCGCGCGGCGTCAACATCGTTTCCGGCGGCACGGACTCGCATCTGCTGCTGGTCGATCTGCGCCCAAAGGGCCTGACCGGCAAGGTGGTGGAACATCACCTGGAAGCGGCCGGCATCACCTGCAACAAGAACGGCATTCCGTTCGACCCGGAAAAGCCGATGATCACGTCGGGCGTGCGTCTCGGTACCCCGGCAGGGACGACGCGCGGTTTTGGTGTCGCGGAATTCCAGCAAGTCGGCCAATTGATCGGCGATGTGCTGGATGGTCTGGTTGCCAATGGGCCGGACGGCAATGCGGGCGTCGAAGCCCAGGTGCGGGCGCAGGTGGAAGCCCTCTGCCATCGTTTCCCGGTCTACCCGTAA
- a CDS encoding RpiB/LacA/LacB family sugar-phosphate isomerase, which yields MTVQPALPTLAFASDHAGVELRAHLRAQAEAWGYATVDLGPDAGQSVDYPDYAGKLAEALNSGPATLGVLICGSGIGISIAANRHAHIRAALVSEALSARLAREHNNANVIVFGARLIGPDLAADALKQFLTTPFDGGERHARRVAKLG from the coding sequence ATGACCGTTCAGCCCGCGCTTCCCACCCTTGCGTTTGCCAGTGATCATGCCGGGGTCGAGCTTCGGGCACATCTGCGGGCGCAGGCGGAAGCCTGGGGCTATGCGACGGTCGATTTGGGACCGGACGCCGGGCAGTCGGTCGATTACCCCGATTATGCAGGTAAGCTGGCAGAAGCGCTGAACAGTGGTCCGGCGACCTTGGGCGTGTTGATTTGCGGCAGCGGCATCGGTATTTCGATTGCGGCGAACCGCCATGCGCACATCCGCGCCGCACTTGTGTCGGAAGCGCTGTCGGCCCGGCTGGCGCGCGAGCATAATAATGCCAATGTGATCGTTTTCGGTGCGCGCTTGATCGGTCCCGATCTGGCCGCCGATGCGCTGAAACAGTTTCTGACGACCCCCTTCGACGGCGGCGAACGCCACGCCCGCCGCGTCGCCAAACTGGGCTGA
- a CDS encoding MucR family transcriptional regulator produces MSEETNTIALPQSTLLDLTTQVVAAYVGRNDVAPGQITDLIHTVFATLKDIAVDKPVETAEPQKPAVPIKRSVFPDYIVCLEDGKKLKMLKRHLRTSYNMTPDEYRAKWGLPADYPMVAPNYAEQRSQFAKQIGLGRTGLADVTRGRRKKVAV; encoded by the coding sequence ATGAGCGAAGAAACGAATACCATTGCATTGCCGCAAAGCACCCTGCTGGACCTTACCACTCAGGTTGTTGCGGCTTATGTCGGCCGGAATGATGTTGCCCCAGGGCAGATCACTGATCTGATTCACACGGTTTTCGCAACGTTAAAAGATATCGCGGTCGATAAGCCGGTGGAAACCGCCGAACCGCAAAAACCCGCCGTTCCGATCAAACGGTCGGTCTTTCCAGACTATATCGTATGCCTGGAAGACGGTAAGAAGTTAAAAATGCTGAAACGGCATTTGCGCACCTCTTATAATATGACCCCCGATGAATATCGGGCCAAATGGGGTTTGCCGGCCGACTATCCGATGGTCGCGCCGAATTACGCCGAACAGCGGTCGCAATTTGCTAAGCAGATCGGCCTGGGTCGCACAGGACTTGCCGATGTTACCCGGGGACGGCGTAAGAAGGTGGCTGTCTGA
- a CDS encoding DUF6898 family protein, translating into MSAGREPFLVEIIRQGAYAKATAVDPQTGTEASIVGPAAAPDGYLMRQASQKLQRLLARRG; encoded by the coding sequence ATGAGCGCCGGGCGCGAACCGTTTCTGGTCGAGATCATCCGCCAAGGGGCCTATGCCAAGGCCACGGCGGTTGATCCCCAGACCGGGACCGAAGCCTCGATTGTCGGCCCGGCGGCGGCGCCCGACGGTTACCTGATGCGGCAGGCGTCGCAAAAGCTGCAACGCCTGCTGGCGCGCCGCGGATAA
- a CDS encoding magnesium transporter CorA family protein: MLTLFLPADAATQRLPLGELPSTLPQALWYDLLEPTTAEIHAVQRSLGIELPSREEMQEIEVSSRLYEEDGALFMTVSIMSKFDSGRPETNAVTFVLTPKALVTVRYADPLPFIQFSNRVQRNPGQWSGADVVWTGLLETLVDRVADVLERISADLERTGQRVFDHKDTRGRTGVALEEALSKIGRSGQMVSGISESLMTLNRAIAFAGNIGGSWLRKDARNSLKMLTRDIKSLHDHAAFLSQKVNFLLDATLGLINIEQNAIIKIFTVASVAFLPPTLIASIYGMNFELQPELKWDFGYPLALFLMLLSALGPYYYFKRKGWI, translated from the coding sequence ATGCTGACCCTGTTTCTCCCCGCCGATGCGGCGACGCAGCGGCTTCCGCTCGGCGAATTGCCGTCCACGCTGCCGCAGGCGCTTTGGTACGATCTGCTGGAGCCGACAACGGCGGAGATTCACGCGGTCCAGCGCAGCCTGGGTATCGAGCTGCCAAGCCGCGAAGAAATGCAGGAAATCGAGGTTTCCAGCCGCCTTTACGAAGAAGACGGCGCGCTCTTCATGACCGTTTCGATCATGTCGAAGTTCGATAGCGGTCGCCCGGAAACCAATGCCGTTACCTTCGTGCTGACCCCAAAGGCCTTGGTAACAGTACGCTACGCCGACCCACTCCCCTTCATTCAATTTTCCAACCGCGTCCAGCGCAACCCCGGCCAGTGGAGCGGCGCCGACGTGGTCTGGACCGGCCTGCTGGAAACCCTGGTGGACCGGGTGGCCGACGTGCTGGAACGGATTTCGGCCGATCTTGAACGCACCGGCCAGCGCGTGTTTGACCATAAGGACACGCGCGGGCGCACCGGCGTCGCGCTGGAAGAAGCCTTGTCGAAGATTGGCCGCTCCGGGCAAATGGTCTCGGGGATTTCCGAAAGCCTGATGACGCTGAACCGCGCCATTGCCTTTGCGGGCAATATCGGCGGCAGTTGGCTGCGCAAGGACGCGCGAAATTCGCTCAAAATGCTAACGCGCGACATTAAATCACTGCACGATCACGCGGCCTTCCTGTCGCAAAAAGTCAATTTCCTGCTCGATGCGACGCTGGGCCTGATCAATATCGAACAGAATGCCATCATCAAAATTTTCACCGTCGCCTCGGTCGCCTTCCTGCCGCCGACGCTGATTGCCAGCATCTACGGGATGAATTTCGAGCTTCAGCCGGAATTGAAATGGGATTTTGGCTATCCGCTGGCCCTCTTCCTGATGCTGCTGTCGGCGCTCGGGCCGTATTATTATTTTAAGCGCAAGGGCTGGATTTAG
- a CDS encoding BMP family ABC transporter substrate-binding protein → MTSRTLKALLLGAVTALGLTSGAALAADAKTKVAFVYVGPIGDHGWSYRHNEGRLAIEKAFPGKVETTYVENVPEGADAERVIQQLAAKGNQLIFTTSFGFMEPTLKVAARNPKVFFEHATGFKRSANVSTYAAKFHEGRTVQGLIAGKMTKGGIVGYIASVPIPEVVSGINAFTLALKSVRPDAQVKVIYVNSWYDPGKEAAAAKALIDQGADIITQHTDSPAPIQVAEERGIYAFGQASDMTKFGPKAHLTAIIDHWDEYYIARTKAVMDKTWKSTDTWHGFDKGMVALAPYNPAIPKDVVELAETARKDIISGKRHPFTGPISDKDGKERVATGKTATDQEILSMDWYVAGVSGDLPKK, encoded by the coding sequence GTGACGTCCCGAACTTTGAAAGCCCTGCTGCTGGGGGCGGTGACCGCCCTCGGCCTAACCTCGGGCGCGGCGCTGGCCGCCGATGCCAAGACCAAGGTTGCCTTCGTCTACGTCGGCCCGATTGGCGATCATGGCTGGAGCTACCGGCATAACGAAGGCCGTCTGGCCATCGAGAAAGCCTTCCCCGGCAAGGTGGAAACCACCTATGTCGAAAACGTGCCGGAAGGCGCGGATGCCGAGCGCGTGATCCAGCAGTTGGCCGCGAAGGGCAACCAGTTGATCTTCACCACCAGCTTCGGTTTCATGGAACCGACGCTGAAGGTTGCGGCGCGCAACCCGAAGGTCTTCTTCGAACATGCCACCGGCTTTAAGCGGTCGGCGAATGTATCGACTTATGCCGCCAAATTCCACGAAGGCCGCACGGTGCAGGGGCTGATCGCTGGGAAGATGACCAAGGGCGGCATCGTCGGCTATATCGCCTCGGTCCCCATTCCCGAAGTCGTGAGCGGCATCAATGCCTTTACCCTGGCGCTGAAGTCGGTGCGCCCCGATGCGCAAGTGAAGGTCATCTACGTCAATTCTTGGTACGATCCCGGCAAGGAAGCCGCCGCCGCTAAGGCGCTGATCGACCAGGGTGCTGATATCATCACCCAGCATACCGACAGCCCGGCCCCCATCCAGGTGGCGGAAGAGCGCGGTATCTATGCGTTCGGCCAAGCCTCCGACATGACGAAGTTCGGCCCGAAGGCGCATCTGACCGCCATTATCGATCATTGGGACGAATATTATATCGCCCGCACCAAGGCCGTGATGGATAAGACTTGGAAGTCCACGGATACCTGGCACGGCTTCGATAAGGGCATGGTCGCCCTCGCGCCCTATAACCCGGCAATTCCGAAGGATGTGGTGGAACTGGCCGAAACCGCTCGCAAGGACATTATCTCCGGCAAGCGGCACCCGTTTACCGGCCCGATCAGCGATAAGGACGGTAAGGAACGTGTCGCCACCGGTAAGACCGCGACCGACCAAGAAATCCTGTCGATGGATTGGTACGTGGCGGGCGTTTCTGGCGATCTGCCGAAGAAATAA
- a CDS encoding ABC transporter permease translates to MDIAASILVAVMMAATPLLLAALGEMITEKSGVLNLGVEGMMLVGAVCAFVTAHSTGNAYLGVIAGGVAGMLLAAFFAVLVLGLLTNQVATGLALTLFGLGLSALIGKSFVGQPIPRLPLLSIPGISDLPVIGPLLFGHDILVYVSLAAVFIVHRVIGRTRVGLTLRSVGESPQVAHGLGLSVRRVQAAAILIGGAFCGLGGAYLSLAYTPMWAENMTAGRGWIALALVVFGTWRPLRVLAGAYLFGAMTLAQLHLQGLGVPIPSQFLTMLPYLATILVLVLMSRDATRIKLNAPAALGKSFHPDR, encoded by the coding sequence ATGGATATCGCCGCTTCCATTCTCGTTGCCGTGATGATGGCGGCCACGCCGTTATTGTTGGCCGCCTTGGGCGAGATGATCACGGAAAAATCCGGCGTGCTCAACCTCGGCGTCGAAGGGATGATGCTGGTCGGGGCGGTCTGCGCGTTCGTGACTGCCCATTCAACAGGCAATGCCTATTTAGGCGTCATCGCCGGGGGCGTGGCGGGGATGCTGCTGGCGGCGTTTTTCGCGGTGCTGGTGCTGGGGCTGCTGACCAATCAGGTTGCGACGGGCCTAGCCTTGACGCTGTTCGGCCTTGGCCTGTCGGCCTTGATCGGTAAGAGCTTCGTTGGCCAGCCGATCCCGCGCCTGCCGCTACTGTCGATCCCCGGTATCAGCGATCTGCCGGTGATCGGCCCCCTGCTGTTCGGGCATGATATTCTCGTTTACGTCTCGCTGGCGGCGGTCTTTATCGTCCATCGCGTTATCGGGCGCACGCGGGTCGGCCTTACCCTGCGGTCGGTTGGCGAGTCGCCACAGGTCGCGCATGGCCTTGGCCTGTCGGTGCGCCGGGTGCAGGCGGCGGCCATTCTGATCGGCGGCGCCTTCTGCGGGCTCGGCGGCGCCTATTTATCGCTCGCCTATACGCCGATGTGGGCGGAGAATATGACGGCCGGGCGCGGCTGGATTGCGCTGGCGCTCGTCGTCTTCGGCACTTGGCGGCCCCTGCGCGTGCTGGCAGGGGCGTATCTCTTTGGCGCGATGACATTGGCGCAACTGCATCTTCAGGGGCTGGGCGTGCCGATCCCGTCGCAGTTTCTGACCATGCTGCCCTATCTGGCGACGATTTTGGTGCTGGTGCTGATGTCGCGCGATGCCACCCGGATTAAGCTCAACGCCCCGGCGGCGCTGGGCAAAAGCTTTCACCCCGACCGTTAA
- a CDS encoding ABC transporter permease, whose translation MPPSAGVSVGKRGFGLRLEARTETPRWLVYTTPLLALALTVLSGAGLFALLGVDPLEALYGFFIEPIADVYGWTELGVKAVPLALIALGLSLGFRANVWNIGAEGQLTIGAICAGGVALAFWGDGGWFTLPLMALAGLLGGMAYAAIPALLRTRFNANEILTSLMLTYVAQLFLGYLVTGPWRDPEGFNFPQSRNFDADGLMPIVLEGYRLHWGILAVVIAAIAAQAVLTRSLLGYRLTAAGLAPAAARFAGFSAPGIIWTCLLIGGACAGLAGMMEVAGPIGQLMPSVSPGYGFTAIIVAFLGRLNPLGICVAALLLALSYIGAEAAQVTLKLSASVGTVFQGLLLFFVLACDVLLAYRIRRG comes from the coding sequence ATGCCGCCTAGCGCCGGGGTTTCGGTCGGAAAACGCGGCTTTGGCCTACGGCTGGAAGCCCGCACGGAAACGCCGCGCTGGCTGGTCTATACAACGCCACTGCTGGCCTTGGCCTTGACGGTCCTCAGCGGCGCTGGGCTGTTCGCGCTGCTTGGCGTCGATCCGTTGGAAGCGCTCTACGGTTTCTTCATCGAACCGATTGCCGATGTTTACGGCTGGACCGAGTTGGGGGTGAAGGCGGTACCGCTGGCGCTGATCGCCCTCGGTCTGTCGCTCGGGTTCCGCGCCAATGTCTGGAATATCGGGGCGGAAGGGCAGTTGACCATCGGCGCGATTTGCGCGGGCGGCGTGGCGCTGGCCTTTTGGGGCGATGGTGGCTGGTTTACCCTGCCGTTGATGGCGCTGGCCGGGCTTCTCGGCGGTATGGCCTATGCGGCAATCCCGGCGCTGCTGCGCACCCGCTTTAACGCCAATGAAATCCTGACCAGCCTGATGCTGACCTATGTGGCGCAGCTTTTCCTCGGCTATCTCGTCACCGGCCCCTGGCGCGACCCGGAGGGGTTCAACTTTCCGCAAAGCCGGAATTTCGACGCCGATGGGCTGATGCCGATCGTTTTGGAAGGCTATCGCCTGCACTGGGGCATTCTGGCGGTCGTTATTGCGGCGATTGCGGCGCAGGCGGTGCTAACCCGCTCCCTCCTCGGGTATCGGCTGACGGCGGCAGGCCTTGCCCCCGCTGCGGCGCGGTTTGCGGGGTTTTCGGCGCCTGGGATTATTTGGACCTGCCTGCTAATCGGCGGCGCCTGCGCTGGCCTTGCGGGGATGATGGAAGTGGCCGGGCCCATCGGGCAACTGATGCCCAGCGTCTCGCCGGGCTATGGCTTTACGGCGATCATTGTGGCCTTCCTGGGGCGGCTCAACCCGCTCGGCATTTGCGTAGCCGCGCTGCTGCTCGCGCTCTCCTACATTGGGGCGGAGGCGGCACAGGTAACGCTGAAACTCTCTGCCTCGGTCGGGACCGTGTTTCAAGGCCTCTTGCTGTTCTTTGTATTGGCCTGCGATGTGCTTCTGGCCTATCGCATTCGCCGGGGGTAA